A portion of the Cryptomeria japonica chromosome 5, Sugi_1.0, whole genome shotgun sequence genome contains these proteins:
- the LOC131876389 gene encoding protein SRG1-like, giving the protein MDSALKVSSMPNWGNPPLKTFNVQEIAREQPQTVPERYMRSEEERPGTLTKLPGQLSIPVIDMTNLSQGGFHRKEEICKIAKACEEWGFFQVVNHDIPHSLMDDIKRVGKEFFHLPLEEKQKCALRDFQGYGQIFVVSEDQKLDWGDLLGLIISPPRSRNLSLWPAVPADFRHIVDEYNKEIKSLAVQLLSLIAATLHLKTDYFEHSFGNTYRKMRMNYYPPCPKPDHVLGLSPHADGSGITLLLQDNEVEGLHIRKDDKWVAIQPIPYALVVNIGFFLEVMSNGRYRSIEHRAVTSKENARLSIAIFYSPEFDAEISPALELIDENHPCLFKKFIHEDFIRHYMSHKIEGKKALYEYAGITANGRK; this is encoded by the exons ATGGATTCAGCTCTCAAAGTTTCGAGCATGCCCAACTGGGGCAATCCTCCCCTTAAAACTTTCAATGTGCAAGAGATTGCAAGAGAACAACCCCAAACTGTACCAGAAAGGTACATGAGATCAGAGGAAGAGAGACCCGGAACACTAACAAAACTTCCTGGTCAGTTGAGCATCCCAGTGATTGACATGACCAATCTCTCCCAAGGAGGATTTCACAGGAAAGAAGAGATCTGTAAAATTGCCAAGGCTTGTGAAGAATGGGGTTTCTTTCAG GTTGTAAATCATGACATCCCTCACTCTCTGATGGATGATATAAAGAGAGTTGGGAAGGAGTTTTTCCATCTTCCATTAGAGGAGAAACAGAAATGTGCACTTAGAGATTTTCAGGGCTATGGGCAGATCTTTGTTGTGTCAGAGGATCAAAAGCTGGATTGGGGCGATTTGTTGGGTTTAATAATAAGTCCTCCACGGAGCAGGAATTTGAGTTTGTGGCCAGCTGTGCCGGCTGATTTCAG GCATATTGTGGATGAATACAACAAAGAGATTAAAAGTCTTGCTGTGCAGCTGCTGagtttaattgcagcaactttacatctaaaaacTGATTACTTTGAGCATTCATTTGGAAACACCTATCGAAAGATGCGGATGAATTACTATCCACCATGTCCAAAACCAGATCATGTTCTAGGCCTCAGCCCACATGCAGATGGATCTGGCATCACACTATTGTTGCAGGATAACGAAGTTGAAGGATTGCACATCCGAAAGGATGATAAATGGGTGGCTATTCAACCAATTCCTTATGCTCTAGTAGTTAACATTGGCTTCTTCTTAGAG GTGATGTCAAATGGAAGATACAGAAGCATCGAGCATAGAGCAGTAACAAGCAAAGAGAATGCCAGACTATCTATTGCCATTTTTTACAGTCCAGAATTTGATGCAGAGATCAGTCCTGCACTGGAACTGATTGACGAAAATCATCCCTGCTTGTTCAAGAAATTTATACATGAAGATTTTATTAGACACTACATGTCTCATAAGATTGAAGGAAAAAAAGCATTATATGAATATGCAGGTATAACAGCGAATGGCAGAAAATAA